The following coding sequences are from one Microbacterium sp. SORGH_AS_0969 window:
- a CDS encoding transglycosylase domain-containing protein — MPENKRTASGALGGILGLVGLSTAAGVLLTAAVTPAIAVSGAAASSAITIFDNMPSYLQPDALMLPTTLMAGDRVLAKFYDQNRSPVTFDQVNPVMYDAILSSEDPRYYQHGGVDLIGTTRALLSNASGGETQGGSSISQQYVKNVLVQRCERDAKATDGSDGQPAQTRDEALQACALEAIQSDGVAGYQRKLQEMRYAIQLEKQYTKDQILLGYLNIANFGGVTYGIDAAAKYYFNVPAAQLNVGQAAVLAGMVQNPNRFRIDRPEGSISDGETSWNKAPDGSIDDVDQSTIQALYTLRDNGEITQEQLVNAADGYSETKGRQLYVLSRMEADGKITHEQYVAAAIEPITPQITATDQGCANSGAPYFCQYVVATILNDPAFGATVDDRVDALRQDGLTIQTTLDWRIQDAAQTAMNENAPQSFDGMKFGSTAVSMEAKTGRILGIAQNTKFTQDPTQAESDPAYNSIVFAGDKDTGGSIGFNAGSTFKLFTLVDWLEKGHSLNENLNGRLRPVPNMKNSCYGDWTNGGGTIINNFGSDPGYYGTPMTFTKNSLNTGYLAMAAQLDLCDIAKVAKKLGVTRGDGTDIEMRVANNVIGDDNVSPIAMAGAYATVANGGTHCQPKVIDKVTDSDGAERPIPDRQCTPGTLTPEVSAAAAYALQGVMTGGGTGQSANPYDGTALIGKTGTHEGWNTWMIESSTNVTTAVWVGNWEGTETLFGKYWNGQQLSNMRYSIAEGAQRAADEFYGGDAFPPPPSNLTRTIQRDLPNVVGKSIDEARSTLESAGFSVTVGSPVDSDMGGDRVAAQNPGGGTAPAGSTITISPGNGQGATVPDVSGNPVSSARAALLAAGFGTVSIGSCEKDASAPAEGRVTGTNPAAGTATNKNTPVSLSIAAKDCP; from the coding sequence ATGCCTGAGAACAAACGAACGGCTAGCGGTGCGCTCGGCGGCATCCTCGGCCTCGTCGGTCTGAGCACGGCCGCCGGTGTTCTGCTGACCGCCGCTGTCACCCCGGCGATCGCCGTGTCAGGTGCCGCCGCCAGCAGCGCCATCACGATCTTCGACAACATGCCGAGCTACCTGCAGCCTGACGCGCTCATGCTGCCCACGACGCTCATGGCCGGCGACCGGGTCCTCGCGAAGTTCTACGACCAGAACCGCTCCCCCGTCACGTTCGACCAGGTGAACCCCGTCATGTACGACGCGATCCTCTCCTCCGAGGACCCGCGGTACTACCAGCACGGCGGCGTCGATCTCATCGGTACCACCCGTGCGCTCCTCAGCAACGCCTCGGGCGGCGAGACCCAGGGTGGCTCGTCGATCAGCCAGCAGTACGTCAAGAACGTGCTCGTGCAGCGATGCGAGCGCGACGCCAAGGCGACGGACGGCTCCGACGGCCAGCCCGCTCAGACGCGCGACGAGGCCCTGCAGGCGTGCGCCCTCGAGGCGATCCAGTCCGACGGCGTCGCGGGCTACCAGCGCAAGCTGCAGGAGATGCGGTATGCGATCCAGCTCGAGAAGCAGTACACGAAGGACCAGATCCTCCTCGGGTACCTCAACATCGCGAACTTCGGCGGCGTGACCTACGGCATCGACGCGGCCGCGAAGTACTACTTCAACGTCCCGGCCGCGCAGCTGAACGTGGGCCAGGCCGCCGTCCTCGCGGGCATGGTGCAGAACCCGAACCGCTTCCGCATCGACCGCCCGGAAGGGTCCATCAGCGACGGCGAGACCTCGTGGAACAAGGCGCCGGACGGGTCGATCGACGACGTCGACCAGAGCACCATCCAGGCGCTCTACACGCTGCGCGACAACGGTGAGATCACGCAGGAGCAGCTCGTGAACGCCGCCGACGGCTACAGCGAGACCAAGGGTCGACAGCTGTATGTCCTCAGCCGCATGGAAGCGGACGGCAAGATCACGCACGAGCAATACGTCGCGGCGGCCATCGAGCCGATCACCCCGCAGATCACCGCGACCGATCAGGGCTGCGCGAACTCGGGTGCCCCGTACTTCTGCCAGTACGTCGTCGCGACGATCCTGAACGACCCCGCCTTCGGCGCCACCGTCGACGACCGCGTCGACGCGCTCCGCCAGGACGGTCTCACGATCCAGACCACGCTCGATTGGCGTATTCAGGATGCCGCGCAGACCGCGATGAACGAGAACGCGCCGCAGAGCTTCGATGGAATGAAGTTCGGTTCCACCGCCGTCAGCATGGAGGCCAAGACCGGCCGCATCCTCGGCATCGCGCAGAACACGAAGTTCACGCAGGACCCGACGCAGGCGGAGTCCGACCCCGCCTACAACTCCATCGTCTTCGCGGGGGACAAGGACACCGGTGGTTCCATCGGCTTCAACGCCGGATCGACCTTCAAGCTCTTCACGCTCGTGGACTGGCTGGAGAAGGGCCACTCGCTCAACGAGAACCTCAACGGTCGTCTGCGTCCGGTGCCGAACATGAAGAACTCGTGTTACGGCGACTGGACCAACGGGGGCGGCACCATCATCAACAACTTCGGGTCCGACCCGGGTTACTACGGCACCCCGATGACCTTCACCAAGAACTCGCTCAATACCGGGTACCTCGCGATGGCCGCGCAGCTCGACCTGTGCGACATCGCCAAGGTCGCCAAGAAGCTCGGCGTCACCCGTGGCGACGGCACCGACATCGAAATGCGGGTCGCCAACAACGTCATCGGCGACGACAACGTCTCGCCGATCGCGATGGCCGGAGCCTATGCGACCGTCGCCAACGGTGGCACCCACTGCCAACCGAAGGTCATCGACAAGGTGACGGACAGTGACGGTGCCGAGCGTCCGATCCCCGACCGCCAGTGCACGCCCGGCACCCTGACGCCCGAAGTGTCCGCCGCGGCCGCTTACGCTCTACAGGGCGTCATGACCGGCGGCGGAACCGGACAGTCGGCCAATCCGTACGACGGAACCGCCCTGATCGGCAAGACCGGTACCCACGAGGGCTGGAACACGTGGATGATCGAGTCCTCGACCAACGTCACCACCGCCGTGTGGGTCGGCAACTGGGAGGGCACCGAAACCCTGTTCGGCAAGTATTGGAACGGGCAACAGCTCTCGAACATGAGGTACTCGATCGCCGAGGGCGCTCAGCGCGCCGCGGATGAGTTCTACGGAGGGGACGCTTTCCCGCCGCCGCCGTCGAACCTGACCCGCACGATCCAGCGCGACCTGCCCAACGTGGTGGGCAAGAGCATCGACGAGGCCCGATCGACGCTCGAGTCCGCGGGCTTCAGCGTGACCGTGGGCTCCCCCGTCGACTCCGACATGGGCGGCGATCGCGTCGCGGCGCAGAACCCCGGTGGCGGAACGGCGCCCGCGGGATCGACGATCACGATCAGCCCCGGCAACGGCCAGGGTGCCACGGTCCCGGACGTGTCCGGAAACCCCGTCAGCTCCGCCCGGGCCGCTCTGCTCGCCGCGGGCTTCGGGACCGTCTCGATCGGCAGCTGCGAGAAGGACGCGAGCGCACCCGCCGAGGGCCGCGTGACGGGGACGAACCCCGCCGCAGGGACCGCGACGAACAAGAACACCCCGGTGTCGCTGAGCATCGCCGCGAAGGACTGCCCGTGA
- the prpB gene encoding methylisocitrate lyase, translating to MLYSSVSAAEKRRAFRERLASGELLRFPGAFNPLSARLIERKGFEGVYISGAVLSADLGLPDIGLTTLTEVAGRGQQIARMTDLPAIIDADTGFGEPMNVARTIQTLEDAGLAGCHIEDQINPKRCGHLDGKAVVDTDTAIKRIRAAVDARRDDNFLVMARTDIRAVDGLDAAIDRARQLVDAGADAIFPEAMRTLAEFEAVRAAVDVPILANMTEFGKSDLFSVDDLRSVGVNIVIWPVSLLRLAMGAADRALDVLQDEGHLKSQLGSMQHRADLYDLIDYEQYNHFDTNIFDFTITKE from the coding sequence ATGCTGTACTCGTCGGTCTCGGCAGCCGAGAAACGGCGGGCGTTCCGCGAGCGGTTGGCATCCGGCGAACTCCTCCGCTTCCCCGGGGCGTTCAACCCGCTGTCGGCCCGCCTCATCGAACGCAAGGGGTTCGAGGGCGTGTACATCTCGGGAGCGGTGCTGAGCGCCGATCTCGGGCTCCCCGACATCGGTCTGACCACCCTCACCGAAGTCGCCGGTCGCGGGCAGCAGATCGCCCGGATGACCGACCTCCCCGCGATCATCGACGCCGACACCGGTTTCGGCGAACCCATGAACGTCGCGCGGACCATCCAGACGCTCGAAGACGCGGGACTGGCCGGATGCCACATCGAAGACCAGATCAACCCGAAGCGGTGCGGCCACCTCGACGGGAAGGCGGTGGTCGACACCGACACCGCGATCAAGCGCATCCGCGCGGCGGTCGATGCGCGGCGTGACGACAACTTCCTCGTCATGGCCCGCACCGACATCCGGGCCGTCGACGGTCTGGACGCCGCGATCGACCGCGCGCGACAGCTCGTGGATGCCGGGGCGGACGCGATCTTCCCCGAGGCGATGCGCACCCTGGCCGAGTTCGAGGCGGTGCGCGCTGCTGTCGACGTGCCGATCCTCGCCAACATGACCGAGTTCGGCAAGAGCGACCTCTTCAGCGTCGACGACCTGCGGAGCGTCGGCGTGAACATCGTCATCTGGCCGGTCTCGCTCCTGCGCCTCGCGATGGGGGCCGCCGACCGCGCCCTCGACGTCCTCCAGGACGAGGGACACCTGAAGAGCCAGCTCGGCTCGATGCAGCATCGCGCCGACCTCTACGACCTGATCGACTACGAGCAGTACAACCACTTCGACACGAACATCTTCGACTTCACCATCACGAAGGAGTGA
- a CDS encoding MmgE/PrpD family protein: protein MTITHHVRVHRSEENLAREGQLAWSLARIAVDPVAVDADVADMIINRVIDNAAVAAASLSREPVSAARQQALDHAVSIGGAGATVFGCALERRSSPEWAAWANGVAVRELDYHDTFLAADYSHPGDNIPPILAVAQHTGRDGAAVVRALATAYEVQIDLVRAISLHKHKIDHVAHLGPSAAAGIGTLLGLDQATIYQAIGQALHTTTATRQSRKGEISTWKAHAPAFAGKMAIEAVDRAMRGETSPSPIYEGEDGVIAWLLDGPTATYDVPLPGDGESKRAILDSYTKEHSAEYQAQAWIDLARKLHHERPDLTDPANIASIVLHTSHHTHYVIGSGANDPQKYDPTASRETLDHSIPYIFAVALQDGAWHHVDSYAPERAGRSDTVRLWHKVTTAEDAEWTRRYHSEDPNEKAFGGRVVITLTDGSTLEDEIAVADAHPLGARPFAREDYIRKFRILAEPVLLPEEIERFLALAERLPELTPAEVMQLTIVAKPGVLASAPAPKGLF, encoded by the coding sequence ATGACGATCACGCACCACGTTCGTGTCCACCGCAGCGAAGAGAACCTGGCTCGTGAGGGACAACTCGCGTGGTCTCTCGCGCGAATCGCGGTCGATCCGGTGGCGGTCGACGCCGATGTGGCGGACATGATCATCAACCGGGTGATCGACAACGCCGCCGTCGCGGCGGCGTCGCTGTCGCGCGAACCGGTCAGCGCGGCGCGTCAGCAGGCCCTGGATCACGCGGTGTCGATCGGCGGGGCCGGGGCGACGGTGTTCGGCTGCGCGCTGGAGCGACGTTCGAGCCCGGAGTGGGCGGCGTGGGCGAACGGCGTCGCCGTGCGAGAACTCGACTACCACGACACGTTCCTCGCGGCGGATTACTCCCACCCCGGCGACAACATCCCCCCGATCCTCGCCGTCGCCCAGCACACCGGCCGTGACGGCGCCGCCGTGGTGCGGGCGCTGGCGACGGCGTACGAGGTGCAGATCGACCTGGTCCGCGCGATCAGCCTGCACAAGCACAAGATCGATCACGTCGCCCACCTCGGCCCCTCCGCCGCGGCCGGCATCGGCACCCTCCTCGGCCTCGATCAGGCCACGATCTACCAGGCGATCGGCCAAGCCCTTCACACCACCACCGCGACCCGTCAGTCCCGCAAGGGCGAGATCTCCACGTGGAAGGCGCACGCCCCCGCGTTCGCGGGGAAGATGGCGATCGAAGCCGTCGACCGAGCCATGCGGGGCGAGACGTCGCCGTCCCCGATCTACGAAGGCGAAGACGGTGTCATCGCGTGGCTGCTCGACGGCCCCACCGCCACCTATGACGTCCCGCTGCCCGGTGACGGGGAGTCCAAGCGGGCGATCCTCGACTCGTACACGAAGGAGCACTCCGCCGAGTACCAGGCGCAGGCGTGGATCGACCTCGCCCGCAAGCTCCACCACGAGCGCCCCGACCTCACCGACCCGGCGAACATCGCCTCGATCGTGCTGCACACCAGCCACCACACGCACTACGTGATCGGCTCCGGCGCGAACGACCCGCAGAAGTACGACCCCACGGCCTCGCGCGAAACGCTGGATCACTCCATCCCGTACATCTTCGCCGTGGCGTTGCAGGACGGCGCCTGGCACCACGTCGACTCCTACGCCCCCGAACGCGCGGGCCGCTCCGACACCGTGCGGCTCTGGCACAAGGTCACGACGGCGGAGGATGCCGAGTGGACCCGCCGGTACCACTCCGAGGACCCGAACGAGAAGGCCTTCGGCGGTCGCGTCGTCATCACCCTCACCGACGGGTCGACCCTGGAGGACGAGATCGCCGTCGCCGACGCCCACCCTCTCGGCGCCCGACCCTTCGCCCGCGAGGACTACATCCGCAAGTTCCGAATCCTCGCCGAGCCCGTCCTGCTCCCCGAGGAGATCGAACGCTTCCTCGCCCTCGCCGAGCGCCTGCCCGAGCTCACCCCCGCCGAGGTCATGCAGCTCACCATCGTCGCGAAGCCCGGCGTCCTGGCATCCGCTCCCGCACCCAAGGGACTCTTCTGA
- a CDS encoding RidA family protein, whose translation MSVAERLAELGVEVPSVVPPVAAYIPAKQHGDLIYTSGQLPMVQGALPATGKVGESEGLVSPADAKTYARQCALNALAAAAAVAGGVDKLTGVLKLTGFVASVPEFTGQPGIINGASEFLGEVFGDAGVHARSAVGVPVLPLDSPVEVEVVFTVA comes from the coding sequence GTGAGCGTCGCGGAGCGTCTCGCCGAGCTCGGCGTCGAGGTCCCCTCGGTCGTCCCGCCGGTCGCTGCCTACATCCCCGCGAAGCAGCACGGCGATCTCATCTACACCTCCGGTCAGCTGCCGATGGTGCAGGGCGCCCTGCCCGCCACGGGCAAGGTCGGCGAGTCCGAGGGTCTCGTGAGCCCCGCGGATGCCAAGACCTACGCGCGCCAGTGCGCGCTCAACGCCCTCGCGGCGGCGGCGGCCGTCGCCGGCGGTGTCGACAAGCTGACGGGCGTGCTCAAGCTCACCGGGTTCGTGGCATCCGTCCCTGAATTCACCGGGCAGCCCGGCATCATCAACGGCGCGAGCGAGTTCCTGGGCGAGGTCTTCGGCGACGCCGGGGTCCACGCACGCTCCGCCGTCGGCGTTCCCGTTCTGCCTCTGGACAGCCCGGTCGAGGTCGAGGTCGTCTTCACCGTCGCCTGA
- a CDS encoding TadA family conjugal transfer-associated ATPase has translation MSPVLPLRSPSEVWRDPALSFLRPFLDDPAVTDLFLNGEEGLFVDRGSGVEWVPSWRAGEGEVRRLAVRLIALGGRHLDDASPCVDVRLDRGIRVHAVLFPVATRGTAVSIRVPRWDAPDLDRLESAGMFTAHGRSHLDALVDERANILITGATGAGKTTLLSALLSRVPHGERLVTIEEVAELRPDHPHHVALEARQPNLEGAGGIGLARLVREALRMRPDRLVLGECRGEELRELLLALNTGHDGGAGTLHARSLSDVPSRLEALGALAGMDAAATARQVHSGIDVVVHVERTPVGRRIAGIGRPVVRDERLSIEPERWG, from the coding sequence ATGTCTCCCGTCCTTCCCCTCCGGTCTCCCTCGGAGGTCTGGCGCGACCCGGCGCTGTCCTTCCTCCGGCCGTTCCTCGATGACCCCGCGGTCACCGACCTGTTCCTCAACGGCGAAGAGGGACTCTTCGTCGATCGGGGGAGCGGGGTCGAGTGGGTTCCGTCGTGGCGAGCGGGTGAGGGGGAGGTCCGTCGACTCGCCGTCCGTCTGATCGCCCTTGGAGGGCGGCATCTCGACGACGCGTCGCCGTGCGTGGACGTACGCCTGGACCGCGGCATCCGGGTGCACGCGGTGCTGTTCCCCGTCGCGACGAGAGGGACGGCGGTGTCGATCCGTGTGCCGCGGTGGGATGCGCCCGACCTCGACCGGCTGGAGTCGGCGGGCATGTTCACCGCGCACGGTCGGTCGCACCTCGATGCGCTCGTCGATGAGCGGGCCAATATCCTCATCACCGGTGCCACGGGGGCGGGGAAGACCACCCTGCTCAGCGCTTTGCTCTCGCGGGTTCCGCACGGGGAGCGCCTCGTCACGATCGAAGAGGTCGCGGAGCTCCGGCCCGATCACCCGCATCACGTGGCTCTCGAAGCGCGGCAGCCCAACCTCGAGGGCGCCGGAGGCATCGGCCTGGCCCGTCTGGTCCGCGAGGCGTTGCGGATGCGGCCCGATCGCCTCGTCCTCGGGGAGTGCCGCGGAGAAGAGCTCCGCGAGCTTCTCCTGGCGCTGAACACGGGGCACGACGGGGGAGCCGGAACCCTCCACGCGCGCAGCCTCTCCGACGTTCCGTCGCGCCTCGAGGCGTTGGGGGCGCTCGCGGGCATGGACGCGGCGGCAACGGCGCGGCAGGTGCACAGCGGCATCGACGTCGTCGTCCACGTGGAACGCACCCCCGTGGGTCGACGCATCGCGGGGATCGGTCGACCCGTGGTCCGCGATGAGCGCCTGTCGATCGAACCGGAGCGGTGGGGATGA
- a CDS encoding GntR family transcriptional regulator, which produces MRASDRAYATLLEEIQTGVLAPGTVLGEVEQSARLGVSRTPLRTALARLASDGLVAQSSPRVTVVTDVQSDDIRALFTVRRALEETAARLAAASPSATAFTRLADAFAAADLDGDTARDAYYALIAEFDEEMDAAADNDYLVGALRTVRAHLVRVRRLARYRPERLAASVAEHRLIASAIAAGDGDLAAHAVHVHLHNALTSILDSLETSPTLASSAQSIGRKRRS; this is translated from the coding sequence ATGCGCGCGAGCGATCGGGCCTACGCCACCCTCCTCGAAGAGATCCAGACCGGCGTCCTCGCGCCGGGCACCGTCCTCGGCGAAGTCGAGCAGTCCGCCCGCCTGGGCGTGAGCCGGACTCCGCTGCGCACGGCCCTCGCCCGCCTGGCATCCGATGGACTCGTCGCCCAGTCGTCCCCGCGGGTCACCGTCGTCACCGACGTGCAGAGCGACGACATCCGCGCGCTCTTCACCGTCCGCCGCGCCCTCGAGGAGACGGCGGCCCGCCTGGCCGCGGCTTCGCCCTCGGCGACGGCGTTCACCCGGCTGGCGGACGCCTTCGCCGCCGCCGATCTTGACGGCGACACCGCTCGCGACGCGTACTACGCACTCATCGCCGAGTTCGACGAGGAGATGGATGCCGCCGCCGACAACGACTATCTGGTCGGCGCACTGCGCACCGTCCGCGCTCATCTCGTGCGCGTCCGACGCCTCGCGCGGTACCGCCCGGAACGACTCGCCGCCTCGGTCGCCGAGCACCGCCTGATCGCCTCGGCCATCGCGGCCGGCGACGGCGATCTCGCCGCGCATGCCGTCCACGTCCACCTGCACAACGCCCTCACCAGCATCCTCGACTCGCTCGAGACCTCCCCGACCCTCGCGTCCAGCGCGCAATCCATCGGCCGAAAGAGAAGATCATGA
- a CDS encoding bifunctional 2-methylcitrate synthase/citrate synthase, whose translation MADTQDDIKKGLAGVTVDYTAISKVNPETNSLLYRGYPVQELAATQSFEAVALLLWNGDLPTESERGEFETFERANRDLDDDIKTVIDLLPLDAHPMDVVRTAVSALGASAADVADNSPSADLAKAKLLFAKIPAMVAYDQRRRRGQELVPPRDDLDYSRNFLWMTFGEEPVDVVAEAFNVSMILYAEHSFNASTFTARVITSTTADLYSAVVGAIGALKGALHGGANEAVMHIFDEIGSAERVAGWLDDALANKRKIMGFGHRVYKKGDSRVPTMKAALDTLVAHYGADELAALYDELETAFVARKGIYPNLDYPSGPAYHLIGFDTPTFTPLFVAARVTGWTAHIMEQTASNALIRPLSAYTGVDERHVEGYVASEADRAAAARPEEA comes from the coding sequence ATGGCTGACACCCAGGACGACATCAAGAAGGGCCTCGCCGGCGTCACGGTGGACTACACCGCCATCAGCAAGGTCAATCCCGAGACCAATTCGCTCCTGTATCGCGGGTATCCCGTGCAAGAGCTCGCCGCCACGCAGTCGTTCGAGGCCGTCGCCCTGCTGCTGTGGAACGGCGACCTGCCGACCGAGTCGGAGCGCGGGGAGTTCGAGACGTTCGAGCGCGCGAACCGCGACCTCGACGACGACATCAAGACCGTGATCGACCTGCTCCCGCTCGACGCTCACCCCATGGACGTCGTGCGGACCGCCGTCTCGGCCCTCGGCGCCTCGGCGGCCGACGTGGCCGACAACTCTCCGTCGGCCGATCTCGCCAAGGCGAAGCTGCTGTTCGCCAAGATCCCCGCGATGGTGGCCTACGACCAGCGCCGCCGACGGGGGCAGGAGCTGGTTCCGCCCCGGGACGACCTGGATTACTCGCGCAACTTCCTCTGGATGACGTTCGGCGAAGAGCCGGTGGACGTCGTCGCCGAGGCGTTCAACGTGTCGATGATCCTGTACGCCGAGCACTCGTTCAATGCATCGACGTTCACCGCGCGCGTCATCACCTCGACGACCGCCGACCTGTACTCGGCGGTCGTCGGCGCGATCGGAGCACTCAAAGGCGCTCTGCACGGAGGCGCGAACGAGGCGGTCATGCACATCTTCGACGAGATCGGTTCGGCCGAGCGGGTCGCGGGCTGGCTCGACGACGCCCTCGCGAACAAGCGAAAGATCATGGGCTTCGGGCACCGGGTCTACAAGAAGGGCGACTCTCGCGTTCCCACGATGAAGGCGGCCCTCGACACGCTCGTCGCCCACTACGGCGCCGACGAACTCGCCGCCCTGTACGACGAGCTCGAGACCGCGTTCGTCGCGCGGAAGGGCATCTACCCGAACCTCGACTATCCGTCCGGACCGGCGTACCACCTCATCGGCTTCGACACCCCGACCTTCACCCCGCTGTTCGTCGCGGCCCGCGTCACGGGCTGGACGGCTCACATCATGGAGCAGACGGCATCCAACGCCCTCATCCGCCCGCTGTCGGCGTACACCGGCGTCGACGAACGGCACGTCGAGGGATACGTCGCGTCCGAGGCGGACCGAGCTGCCGCCGCACGGCCAGAAGAGGCGTAG
- a CDS encoding TadE family protein, with product MRRTWRDERGSVTAEFAVAVPAVVIVLALCVGVLASAATAVRLQHVSAESARMLGRGDEARAFAAVGEVGASMAVSRADGLVCVDTSAPVSLSVPLPPVTARACALDGGE from the coding sequence GTGAGGCGGACGTGGCGCGATGAACGCGGATCGGTGACCGCCGAGTTCGCGGTCGCGGTCCCGGCCGTCGTCATCGTCCTCGCGCTCTGCGTGGGCGTGCTGGCATCGGCTGCGACGGCCGTTCGGCTCCAGCACGTGTCGGCGGAGTCCGCGCGAATGCTCGGGCGCGGTGACGAGGCGCGAGCGTTCGCGGCGGTCGGCGAGGTCGGCGCATCCATGGCGGTGTCGCGGGCCGACGGGCTCGTCTGCGTCGACACGTCGGCCCCGGTATCGCTCTCCGTCCCGCTCCCGCCCGTGACGGCGCGAGCGTGCGCTCTGGACGGGGGCGAGTGA
- a CDS encoding helicase: protein MAGTVTVVGIAAATVGLTLALAAACGAAVQAQKLAGTADAAALAAADTVSGAVDGVPCDAAAAVAAAGGATLEECVLDGLVATVTVGTAYGGIPFDAHSRAGPPDTTARAVSGNPTRNACVWCAAKKGPQWQTARSS, encoded by the coding sequence ATGGCCGGCACCGTCACCGTCGTCGGGATCGCGGCGGCGACCGTCGGTCTGACGCTGGCGCTCGCCGCCGCGTGCGGCGCGGCCGTCCAGGCGCAGAAGCTCGCCGGGACAGCGGATGCCGCCGCCCTCGCCGCCGCCGACACGGTGAGCGGCGCCGTCGACGGCGTGCCCTGCGACGCCGCCGCCGCGGTCGCTGCGGCGGGCGGAGCGACCCTCGAGGAATGCGTGCTCGACGGCCTCGTCGCCACGGTGACCGTCGGCACGGCGTACGGTGGAATTCCGTTCGATGCACACTCGCGAGCCGGTCCACCCGATACGACCGCCCGCGCGGTCTCCGGGAACCCCACCAGGAATGCGTGTGTATGGTGTGCAGCGAAGAAAGGACCCCAGTGGCAAACGGCAAGAAGCTCGTGA
- a CDS encoding DUF4244 domain-containing protein produces MSAPFFSPAAPACAVPALPPLTTRRAGALFLDDRGAATAEYAIATMAAVAFAGLLVIIMRSDEVRGILTDLVRRALTVQ; encoded by the coding sequence ATGTCCGCCCCGTTCTTCTCACCTGCTGCACCCGCTTGCGCCGTGCCCGCTCTGCCCCCTCTGACGACCCGCCGTGCCGGAGCGCTCTTCCTCGACGACCGCGGCGCCGCCACAGCGGAGTACGCCATCGCGACCATGGCCGCGGTGGCCTTCGCGGGCTTGCTGGTCATCATCATGAGGAGCGATGAAGTGCGCGGCATCCTGACCGATCTCGTCCGTCGTGCGCTCACGGTCCAGTGA